Below is a window of Gossypium hirsutum isolate 1008001.06 chromosome A12, Gossypium_hirsutum_v2.1, whole genome shotgun sequence DNA.
ACGTTAATGTGTCAGGAGGTCACCTTGGAATCTCCAAAGAAGACATGAAAAAGCATGTTGTACCTTTCTTGAAGGATGAAGCACCAATGGCGGATAGCATCGAAACCCATGGATCTCATCGCAAGGTGAAGCTAAACCGCAAGAGAAATCAAGAACTGCCTTTGTTGCAGGAAAAAGAATCATCCCAACTCATACTTGATGGATCATCATCCTACCATTGGCCCCCGTCTGTCCAAAGCTTCTTTAACGAATTACTTGGACTCGCTGAAGCTTAGCCAtatctttttatttgtttatttacagTGTATAttcgaattgaattataaattcaATGGTGGTCATTAAAGATCATCTACACGTGGGAGTTCATATATCATTTTGTGGTGGAAATCTGAACTACGATATATGAAAACTGCAGTTGTAAGCATAAACCCGAATTATCAGCATCATTAGATGAAAATTGTGTTATATATAATCATACGGTGTCTGCAAACTCAATACCTGGGTTGGAGAACCTGAAGcatattatcttcttatttatcttattttattttgaaaattcaatttgtaaaaaatttatattgaattttgttgaaaaattgatctttatcaattcaatttctttttcaattgatTTGACTTGATTTAATCAAACGGGTTAACCAAACAATATTCTCTTTTGTGAAATATCAATAAAGTCTCACTAGTGATCCATATATTCGCTACACAAATTCAAGGGTCAAAGTATATTGGAGCCCTATACTACCATATAAAGTTCATTTTAGTCCTAGAAAAATTCATATATTGTTTAACTATCGTGTGGTTGAATGCAAAggataaaatttgaataaatttataatgtACAAAGAATAATCtaaaacaatttttaataaaactaaaataaattttattcctGATAGGCTTTAAACCAAATTCAAGACAACCTTAAAATATTTTAGAGTTAACAAAACACTTTTTGCACCTTGTAAGAtgtaataacatttaaaaacattaaaaacatcaCACccctttttgaaaatttaccaaatgaGCACCTTTCAAACACTTTAAAAACACAATTAGAGTTGATATTGGCATCAACTAAAGCTAGGGTTTTCTTTACATTCTTCTTTTTGTAAATGAGTGCATAAAGTGAAAACTTTGAATGGTTGTAGATGAAGTGAGAGAAAGAATTGGTATTGGTTTTTGTGAATAGAAAAACTGTATTTTGTGACCAAAAAGGCAAAGGGGGAATCCGATTCATTGTCTACAAACATTTCCAAAGCCTTTAACTTTCGGCCACAAATTGGAGAAAAGGAGGATACCTTATCACCCATCTTCAGTTTAATTAGGCCTTATCATTATCTTAATTTAAGTAAACCTGCCATTAACATGGGACTGGGCAGCACCTTCACATGGGTTGCTCCTCGTTACGGTGTTCAAACTCATTCAAGCACGTTAAAAAGGCGGTGCATGACTCAACCAACCCTTTTCTTCATTGTTAATCGGTCATGGAATTTTGCTCATGATTGTTACAAATGTATCCATAAATGATATAGATGTGATTGTAATGAATATTTGTGCAGTCTCACATTAAGATTCTTTCCGTAGCATATTTACATTCaatgtattatttttattggatatataaaaaatttatcacttaaattaaaaaattaaaatttggtcattacatgtataaaaattataaagagaaGTATTGTATAAAATAGGGACACATCATCTTATATCATTTActaattatttaatgttattttagtatttttctcatattattaacttattattttggtaattcttTTAATCTGAATCATAGACCCTAGACCTTGGATAAAGTTTAGGATTTAATATCCAAAGTTTAAGGgttagattaaaatttttatctaaatgatatgataataacgtggaaaaaatttaaaattatattaaataattaataaatgacGCACATATCTATttcaagaatttttttataattttttattttttgaattttatatatgatttataACTTTGGAGGTccataaaaaaaaaggtttttgaagTCCAAGTATGCTGTTGAACCGATGATGAAGCAATGACTAGATAAGGgactttttcatttaatttaaataaggtTACAACTATATATATAAAGCCACTTCGTGCCCCCTTAAAAGAGTAAATGTTGTCATGTTATATTGTCAAGTATTAATAAAGTATGGTCGACTAAGTACAAGCATAATAgagattattaaaaaagaaaGTTAGCGTAGGCAGTCCAAAGAAGAATCCTTTCTGTCCAACTAGACGCAACGCAAACCATTCTCAGATTCTTTGTTCTTTGTTTTCCCCCTCTAACTTTGCATATTCCCCAATACATATGGCTAACTCCTCTTTCTCTTTTTATCTTTTCCCATTATTTGCTTAATTACATCACTATTAACAAAGCATTAATTTGAAGAAACTTCAAcaagttatattttttattgaaccAGCTGTTACTGTACCACATAGACAACAATCATTTCCCAACTTGTTTGCCCAATGCTGATATAGTGAAGTTTTAAAAAAGGTGGATAAATGTATCAAATTTTGAATCATGACTCACCAACCCAAGTCAGCTCGGCAACCAACTCAATCTTTTAGTTTTGAACTTTTTGCGTCCAAAATGTCAGAAAACAAAAGCATATAATAAGATCCTCAATTGCTGACCAAACATTACCTTTATAGCACATCTTTAAAACCAGTAGACCCTGTAAGATCTCATTGCAATGGCTCTACTCATTGGTCTGATATGTAAGGCAACttaattttctttcctttttagcTGCCCATCTCCATTAACCCAACCGGCTTTACCTAAAAAGCAACGCACCAGAAGAATCTAGTGATTCATGAAAAAGGCTATACCTTCAAGATAatatttcttatatataaaaaaaaaagcaaaagaaaagagaaacacCAAGAGTAAAGAACCATTAACAACAACTTTAAATACGTATGCTCGCTTCCCCTGCGAAACTCTCTCTCCACTTTTACCTTCGCCCCTAAGTCTTCTTTTCATCGCCTTGCCTTctctttgttttttgttttggtttcccCTGTTCTTCAATGGCAGATGTAGACACCTACACCAAAGGACAGCAACTAGTAAAAGAACATAACCAAGCAAACCCAAGTAAGTGTCATACGAATTACCTTTACAAAGCCTTCGTAGTCATAATTTTCTTGGTTATAATTCCACTTTTTCCCTCACAAGCACCTGAATTCATCAACCAATCCCTACTCGCCAGAAGCTGGGAGCTTCTTCACCTTCTATTTGTTGGCATAGCTGTCTCTTATGGTCTTTTTAGCCGGCGAAATGATGAAACTGAGAAAGAACATAATAACAACTACAACAACCAATCCAAATTTGATAGTGTACAGTCTTTCGTGTCTAGATTCCTTCAAGTGTCATCAGTTTTCGATGATGAAGCTGAAACCTTATCTGGGTCTGATGAAACCAAGGTCCAGACTTGGAGTAGCCTTTACCATAGGAATGAATCCCCTGTTATTGTTGCTAAAGAACATGCTGTTCTTGATGACAACACAAGTTCTAGTCCTAGAAACCCTGAAAAGCCTTTGCTTTTGCCTGTTAGGAGCTTGAGGTCGCGTGTTTTGAATGAGACAGGTAGGGGAAACAGTGCAAATTCTAACTCTCTAAGTAGGTCTAATTCTGGTTTAAGTACCAAAAGGTTTTCAACTAAAGGTACAAATGGGGAACTGAGAGGATCGGACCAAGAAACTTTGGTGGAGAAATGGAGTGATAACAACGTTGTTCTTCCTTCACCAATCCCGTGGCGATCAAGGTCTGCAAGAATGGAAATGAAAGAAGATATTGAATCTCGGTCATTTAAGAGGTCCCAAAGTAATCGTTTGAGTCGGTCCAATTCCATGTCTTCTTCACCAAAGAAATCAGCATCTCCTCTTCCTCCATCAACGGAAGCACAAGCCAAGAGTGCAGAGGATTTCGTGAAGAAAAAAAGCATATACAGGTctcctcccccacctcctccacCTCCCCCAATGATCCACAAACCATCATCATTGAAACCAGTTTCTCCCTTGACACGTAATGGTGAAATCCGAAATGGGATCAATGGCAAGGCAGTGAGGTTCGATCAAACATCATCGAGGACTGAGAAACTGGTTATGCAAAACCCAACTTTCATGGAATTTCCCCAGCAAGAAAATGCCGGGAAGTTTGTGGTAGAAACCAGTGATGATGATTCAGAGAGTGAGGGTGAAACTCCTCCCATTGTTTCCAGCACAGAAACAAGGGCAATCAATGAGGAAGCTAATCAAAGCAGTGGGTGCATTGATGGAGGGTCGGATGTGGATAAGAAGGCAGATGAATTCATAGCCAAAGTAAGAGAGCAAATCAGGCTTCAGAGGATTGATTCTATTAAGAGATCCAGTGGCCAGTTTAAGAGAAGCAGTACAAGGTAAAGTCCGAGACACATGAAGCTTTACAGCTTTAACactttagtgtttttttttttttttcattttcttctggtTCTATCTATCTTTACTTGGTTTAATGGCCTTGTTGAATTTAAAAGGTCATGGGTATACAAAGATAGTCTAGGATTTCTACTTTTAATGTCACCACCAACTGTATTGAAGAAATTGTTTTTGTTCTTCAACATGTTGGTTACTGTGTCTCCTGTAATTGAAGAGGAAAAATAGTATTGGTTTTTAATGCATTGGACCTTTCCAGCTGCTGATGATCACTGAACATATTCTATGGAGAATTTGCAACATTTACATAAAATTTTGGAACAGCAACCTTTGAAAAAGTTCTTGTATAGGATAATGCTTGACACTTGGAAGAATTTTGTGGTCTGTTTTCCATTATAATTTTACCGAACTTGTTTCGAGTGTAAGCAAAGGATATATTCTTTCAAAGGTGAAGCAAAAAATTCGAAGCTTACAGCCCTTAATATGATTATTCGGGAATCTTTCTGCAGTTGCAGTGGTAAATTTGGTAGTCACTTTCACAACCTCATTTGCAGTTGTATATTGTTGGGTTATTTTCTGGAAGctccatattttttaaaatataaaattattatatttttacaccAACATTAATTTTgtgaataatattaaatttaaaatataataataattaatttattaaattcatgTTACGTTattaatattaatgttttaaaaatcttaaatattataataactaAGAGATTGTTTTTGTTAACCTTTTATacaattaaattattcattttttatactataaaattataatctataaatttattattaatataaaacatttttcaaaatactatttaaaacttaaaataattagcaataaaatctcttatttttaataataattttattaaataacagTATTAGTTATGTTAATAATTAatgtttattattaaaataataatatttatattatatatattatatatattatatattattaaaatataaatatgcatgtttaataattttaaaatatatatgtgatatcaatttaatatttctaaatattttaaaaaataaaattaacaatttattgTTAGTACAATAATACTTGATGTGAttcacattaaatttttttaaataaaaaatcatattaattACTTATGAAGAGTTCTTTTCTGAAAATATTCTGTTCTTTTATTGACCAAATGATTTTCcatgtataataaaaatattttcaaaaaataatttttagggaACAAATATAATCTAGGGCTAAGTGAATGaatttccttattttataatGGGCGTGTAAAACCCTAGATAACcaatctaaaatctataaaacattgGTAAAACCCTAAAGGACCATAGCTCACTCCAAATTTATCACCTCACTGGTAGGAAATGGGGGGAAACATACATAAAAAcaccaacaatggttgtttccAACTTTGTTTTTCTTCAACTCCTATTCCCATAAAACCCTGTTCTAAGGCATATTGTGCAGCATCATTTAGTTGATGACTAAGCAATTCAACTTTAGGCATCTAAAATCTCTTTTGATTTGAATGGAGGAGACCATCAAAACACCCAGACACTATCTACTGCACTGTGCTGCAGATTTAAGAATCAAGGCCCATGAATGACGACCCTATTGCAGGCGAATGGAAGCGTCGCGAGCCCACAGTCTACTCATGGGGGAAGCACACACATTATATCCGCAAAAGATAAAATAGAGAATGGAGTAGTGGAGAGGTGCTTATTTGAAGCCAATCCCACTGCAGGGCCCAACAGATCTTGTTAATCAGAAGAATATATGATTTCTTATAGTAAAAACGAGAAATACCAATGCCAATGTCCAATAAGATTCTCTTTTCAACAGGGCTTTAATGACCAATATGTTAAAGAAGTACATTCAAATGGAGGATCTCCCTTTTTTTCCACAATTCCAAAAATTACTTCTATGTATTCAACAGTTAGTCCTCAGCTTTTGAGCTTTGGGGAGGGATGGGAACTAGGGCCTACAGGCTTCTTGTTTCTGttcagtaattttttttatggatcACATTGAGATGAAATAAGCTTGGGATATATCATATTTTGGGTTCACCAACCTTATCCAATGTTTAAATGTATGCTATTTTTTAAGAGAAGTTTCAACTAGTAAATAAGATGAAGACCAAAAAGAGATTCCCTTTCTTGGAGGAATTACCCTTAAGTCCACCTTTATTTTTTTCTACAGTTTTAGAGTAGGAATTACCCTTAGAGATTCCTTTTCTTGGAGgaattacggagcattactggaatttataaatcaaataaacggacatttcatataatataacattcatatcagaaactaatcgaaatcaaacatattgtcccttatacgagccatcagggcccaaaatacgcattagaaacaagtcaagactaaatcgggtactcaaagaatttctttttttttagaaaatattgcaAGTTTTTAAAGTTGCAAAGgtaacacggccgtgtggctaggccattTGACTCACACAGTCAGGAgacactataacacccctaacccgtatccgtcgccagaacagggttacgaggcattactaaggAGTACAGAACACTTACagatagaggtgtgcatgggccgggccgggtcgggGTCAGGCTCGGGCTGGgcccagacaaaattttaggtctGTTTTCTAGGCCCGGCCGGgacgggcccggcccgaaatat
It encodes the following:
- the LOC107886056 gene encoding zinc finger CCCH domain-containing protein 18; the encoded protein is MADVDTYTKGQQLVKEHNQANPSKCHTNYLYKAFVVIIFLVIIPLFPSQAPEFINQSLLARSWELLHLLFVGIAVSYGLFSRRNDETEKEHNNNYNNQSKFDSVQSFVSRFLQVSSVFDDEAETLSGSDETKVQTWSSLYHRNESPVIVAKEHAVLDDNTSSSPRNPEKPLLLPVRSLRSRVLNETGRGNSANSNSLSRSNSGLSTKRFSTKGTNGELRGSDQETLVEKWSDNNVVLPSPIPWRSRSARMEMKEDIESRSFKRSQSNRLSRSNSMSSSPKKSASPLPPSTEAQAKSAEDFVKKKSIYRSPPPPPPPPPMIHKPSSLKPVSPLTRNGEIRNGINGKAVRFDQTSSRTEKLVMQNPTFMEFPQQENAGKFVVETSDDDSESEGETPPIVSSTETRAINEEANQSSGCIDGGSDVDKKADEFIAKVREQIRLQRIDSIKRSSGQFKRSSTR